One region of Emys orbicularis isolate rEmyOrb1 chromosome 6, rEmyOrb1.hap1, whole genome shotgun sequence genomic DNA includes:
- the ENC1 gene encoding ectoderm-neural cortex protein 1 isoform X1, which translates to MEPLYQKKSSKWNEYILVLPCSFFTFHKVWQKMSVSMHENRKSRASTGSINIYLFHKSSYADSVLTHLNLLRQQRLFTDVLLHAGNRSFPCHRAVLAACSRYFEAMFSGGLKESQASEVNFHNSIHPEVLELLLDYAYSSRVIINEENAESLLEAGDMLEFQDIRDACAEFLEKNLHPTNCLGMLLLSDAHQCTKLYELSWTMCLSNFQTISKSEDFLQLPKDMVLQLLSSEELETEDERLVYESAINWVNYDLNKRHCYLPELLQTVRLALLPAIYLMENVAMEELITKQRKSKDIVEEAIRCKLKILQNDGVVTSLCARPRKTGHALFLLGGQTFMCDKLYLVDQKAKEIIPKADIPSPRKEFSACAIGCKVYITGGRGSENGVSKDVWVYDTLHEEWSKAAPMLVARFGHGSAELKHCLYVVGGHTAATGCLPASPSVSLKQVEQYDPVTNKWTMVAPLREGVSNAAVVSAKLKLFAFGGTSVSHDKLPKVQCYDQCENRWTVPATCPQPWRYTAAAVLGNQIFIMGGDTEFSACSAYKFNSETYQWTKVGDVTAKRMSCHAVASGNKLYVVGGYFGIQRCKTLDCYDPTLDVWNSITTVPYSLIPTAFVSTWKHLPS; encoded by the exons ATGGAACCATTATATCAAAAGAAATCATCAAAATGGAATGAGTACATTCTGGTTCTCCCATGCAGTTTTTTTACATTCCATAAG gtGTGGCAGAAAATGTCAGTCAGCATGCATGAGAATCGCAAGTCTAGAGCCAGCACTGGCTCTATAAATATATACTTATTCCACAAATCATCATATGCTGATAGCGTCCTTACTCACCTGAATCTTCTACGCCAACAACGGCTTTTTACAGATGTACTTCTCCATGCTGGGAACAGGTCATTCCCTTGCCATAGAGCTGTCCTAGCTGCATGTAGTCGCTACTTTGAAGCAATGTTCAGTGGTGGACTTAAAGAGAGCCAGGCTAGTGAAGTCAATTTTCATAATTCTATTCATCCAGAAGTCTTAGAACTTCTGCTGGACTATGCGTACTCCTCCAGGGTTATCATCAATGAAGAGAATGCAGAGTCCCTGCTAGAGGCTGGAGACATGTTAGAATTCCAGGATATCAGAGATGCTTGCGCAGAGTTTCTGGAGAAGAACCTTCATCCCACCAACTGCCTTGGTATGCTGCTGCTGTCAGATGCTCACCAGTGCACCAAGCTTTATGAACTCTCTTGGACGATGTGTCTTAGCAACTTCCAAACTATCAGTAAAAGTGAAGATTTTCTCCAGCTGCCAAAAGACATGGTTTTGCAGCTCCTTTCCAGTGAAGAATTAGAAACTGAAGATGAAAGATTAGTATATGAGTCAGCTATTAACTGGGTTAACTATGATCTGAATAAGCGCCACTGTTATCTCCCTGAACTATTGCAAACTGTGAGACTGGCTCTCTTGCCAGCCATCTACCTTATGGAGAATGTAGCCATGGAAGAACTTATCACTAAGCAAAGGAAAAGCAAAGATATAGTAGAAGAAGCAATAAGATGCAAGCTAAAGATCTTACAGAATGATGGTGTGGTCACCAGTTTGTGTGCCAGACCTCGTAAAACTGGCCATGCACTGTTTCTTCTGGGGGGCCAAACCTTTATGTGTGACAAGCTGTATCTGGTGGACCAAAAGGCAAAAGAGATCATTCCAAAGGCTGACATCCCAAGTCCACGGAAAGAGTTCAGTGCTTGTGCTATTGGCTGCAAAGTGTATATCACTGGAGGCCGGGGATCAGAAAACGGAGTCTCCAAAGATGTTTGGGTGTATGACACTCTTCATGAGGAGTGGTCAAAGGCTGCCCCCATGCTGGTAGCTAGGTTTGGGCATGGTTCTGCTGAACTCAAACACTGTTTGTATGTAGTAGGAGGACACACTGCAGCAACTGGTTGCCTTCCAGCTTCTCCTTCAGTATCCTTAAAGCAAGTAGAACAGTATGACCCTGTGACCAACAAATGGACAATGGTTGCACCACTTCGAGAAGGAGTAAGCAATGCAGCTGTAGTTAGTGCAAAGCTTAAGCTATTTGCTTTTGGTGGCACCAGTGTTAGCCATGACAAGCTGCCCAAAGTTCAATGTTATGATCAATGTGAAAACAGATGGACAGTACCAgccacctgcccccagccctggcgctacacagctgcagctgttttGGGTAACCAGATTTTTATTATGGGTGGAGATACTGAATTCTCAGCATGCTCAGCTTATAAATTCAACAGTGAAACATACCAGTGGACTAAGGTGGGAGATGTGACAGCTAAGCGAATGAGCTGCCATGCAGTAGCATCTGGAAACAAACTGTATGTAGTCGGAGGCTATTTTGGGATTCAAAGATGCAAAACATTGGACTGCTATGATCCCACATTAGATGTATGGAACAGCATAACCACAGTGCCCTATTCACTAATTCCCACAGCATTTGTCAGCACATGGAAACACCTCCCCTCGTAA
- the ENC1 gene encoding ectoderm-neural cortex protein 1 isoform X2, whose translation MSVSMHENRKSRASTGSINIYLFHKSSYADTVLAACSRYFEAMFSGGLKESQASEVNFHNSIHPEVLELLLDYAYSSRVIINEENAESLLEAGDMLEFQDIRDACAEFLEKNLHPTNCLGMLLLSDAHQCTKLYELSWTMCLSNFQTISKSEDFLQLPKDMVLQLLSSEELETEDERLVYESAINWVNYDLNKRHCYLPELLQTVRLALLPAIYLMENVAMEELITKQRKSKDIVEEAIRCKLKILQNDGVVTSLCARPRKTGHALFLLGGQTFMCDKLYLVDQKAKEIIPKADIPSPRKEFSACAIGCKVYITGGRGSENGVSKDVWVYDTLHEEWSKAAPMLVARFGHGSAELKHCLYVVGGHTAATGCLPASPSVSLKQVEQYDPVTNKWTMVAPLREGVSNAAVVSAKLKLFAFGGTSVSHDKLPKVQCYDQCENRWTVPATCPQPWRYTAAAVLGNQIFIMGGDTEFSACSAYKFNSETYQWTKVGDVTAKRMSCHAVASGNKLYVVGGYFGIQRCKTLDCYDPTLDVWNSITTVPYSLIPTAFVSTWKHLPS comes from the exons ATGTCAGTCAGCATGCATGAGAATCGCAAGTCTAGAGCCAGCACTGGCTCTATAAATATATACTTATTCCACAAATCATCATATGCTGATA CTGTCCTAGCTGCATGTAGTCGCTACTTTGAAGCAATGTTCAGTGGTGGACTTAAAGAGAGCCAGGCTAGTGAAGTCAATTTTCATAATTCTATTCATCCAGAAGTCTTAGAACTTCTGCTGGACTATGCGTACTCCTCCAGGGTTATCATCAATGAAGAGAATGCAGAGTCCCTGCTAGAGGCTGGAGACATGTTAGAATTCCAGGATATCAGAGATGCTTGCGCAGAGTTTCTGGAGAAGAACCTTCATCCCACCAACTGCCTTGGTATGCTGCTGCTGTCAGATGCTCACCAGTGCACCAAGCTTTATGAACTCTCTTGGACGATGTGTCTTAGCAACTTCCAAACTATCAGTAAAAGTGAAGATTTTCTCCAGCTGCCAAAAGACATGGTTTTGCAGCTCCTTTCCAGTGAAGAATTAGAAACTGAAGATGAAAGATTAGTATATGAGTCAGCTATTAACTGGGTTAACTATGATCTGAATAAGCGCCACTGTTATCTCCCTGAACTATTGCAAACTGTGAGACTGGCTCTCTTGCCAGCCATCTACCTTATGGAGAATGTAGCCATGGAAGAACTTATCACTAAGCAAAGGAAAAGCAAAGATATAGTAGAAGAAGCAATAAGATGCAAGCTAAAGATCTTACAGAATGATGGTGTGGTCACCAGTTTGTGTGCCAGACCTCGTAAAACTGGCCATGCACTGTTTCTTCTGGGGGGCCAAACCTTTATGTGTGACAAGCTGTATCTGGTGGACCAAAAGGCAAAAGAGATCATTCCAAAGGCTGACATCCCAAGTCCACGGAAAGAGTTCAGTGCTTGTGCTATTGGCTGCAAAGTGTATATCACTGGAGGCCGGGGATCAGAAAACGGAGTCTCCAAAGATGTTTGGGTGTATGACACTCTTCATGAGGAGTGGTCAAAGGCTGCCCCCATGCTGGTAGCTAGGTTTGGGCATGGTTCTGCTGAACTCAAACACTGTTTGTATGTAGTAGGAGGACACACTGCAGCAACTGGTTGCCTTCCAGCTTCTCCTTCAGTATCCTTAAAGCAAGTAGAACAGTATGACCCTGTGACCAACAAATGGACAATGGTTGCACCACTTCGAGAAGGAGTAAGCAATGCAGCTGTAGTTAGTGCAAAGCTTAAGCTATTTGCTTTTGGTGGCACCAGTGTTAGCCATGACAAGCTGCCCAAAGTTCAATGTTATGATCAATGTGAAAACAGATGGACAGTACCAgccacctgcccccagccctggcgctacacagctgcagctgttttGGGTAACCAGATTTTTATTATGGGTGGAGATACTGAATTCTCAGCATGCTCAGCTTATAAATTCAACAGTGAAACATACCAGTGGACTAAGGTGGGAGATGTGACAGCTAAGCGAATGAGCTGCCATGCAGTAGCATCTGGAAACAAACTGTATGTAGTCGGAGGCTATTTTGGGATTCAAAGATGCAAAACATTGGACTGCTATGATCCCACATTAGATGTATGGAACAGCATAACCACAGTGCCCTATTCACTAATTCCCACAGCATTTGTCAGCACATGGAAACACCTCCCCTCGTAA